In the Haloarcula salinisoli genome, GGTCGGGCTCCACGTCGAGGCGAAAAACGAACTCCACGGCGACGTGACCGCGGTGCGCGACGAGGCCGTCGAGGTCGACTTCAACCACGAACTCGCGGGGCGGACACTCGTCTTCGACATCGAAATCATCGACGTGCGCAAGTAGTACGCTGTTCGCGGTGCTGACTGTTTGTACCGCCAGAGAGACAGATTCCGTCAGTCAGGCAGCACTCTCTACAATGACTACCGACCGGTATCGTACTTGTAGGTCGCCTCGTCGGGGTCGATACCGAAGTCCTCGGCGGTGTCTTCGGGTTCGGGCTCCGCTTCGTGGGCCGAGGCGTTCTTGAACCGCTCGCGAAAGCGGGGCGGCACCGAGAAGTCGTCGTGGGCCACCCGGAGCGGGACAGCGTCGGGCTGGATGTTCTCGCGTTTCTCTTCGAGGCGGTCCTGCAACCGGGGCGGCAGCTCGTCGACGGCGATGGGCTCGAACCCGAACTGGGTGAGATAGCGGTCGGCGCTCGTCAGTGAGTACACCACGTCGAACCCCTCGTCGGCGGCGTACTCGACGAGGCGTTCGATGACGTGGGCACCGACGCCCTGGTCGCGCCACTCCGGGAGGACGCCGATGCTCGTGAGTTCACAGATGGGGTCGCCGTCGTCGGGCTTGTGGATTCGGATGCGTCCGAAGCCGGCCTTCCGGTCGTCGTGCTCGTCGATGGCGATGACGTAGTCGCGGGAACGGAAGTTCGTCTCGTCTAACCCCATCTCCTCGATGTGGTCCAGTAGCCAGACCTCCTCTCGGTTTTTCGCATCCCGGACGTACATACCCGGAGGTTGGCCGTCCCCGTGCAAAAGGGTTTCCGGGGCCCGAAGGCAGTGACTGCGCGTGCGTTCGGGCCGCCACAGCCGGGCAATTACTTAGTCGTGTGTCACGTATTCACACGCTATGGCCCCGGAGTCACTCGAAGAGCTGGACCGCGTCGTCCACGAGCCCACACGGGCGTTCGTCGAATCGACCAACGTCTGGCAGTTCATGCAGACCTACGGTATCGAGGACTACGAGGAACTGATACGCCGGACGACGACCGATATCGACGGCGTCCCCCACAGCGGCGTCGACTGGTTCTGGGACGAACTCGTGGACTACCTCCACGTCGACTTTTTCGAGGACTACGACGCGGTCCGGGAGACCGAGACGCGGACCGTCGAATCTGCGAGCGGCGAGCGCGAGACGTTCGACGGCCCGCAGTTCACGAACTGGTATCCCGGCGGGGAGCTGAACGCGGCTCACAACGCTGTTTCCCGCCACGCCGCGCCCGATACAGACGTCCGGAATCAGGTCGCGCTCATCTGGGAGGGCGAACCCGGCGATGTCCGGCAGGTCACGTACCACGACCTCCACGAACAGAGCAACCGGGTCGCCAACTATCTCGACTCGGTCGGCGTCGAGACGGGCGACACCGTCGGCCTCTATATGCCGATGGTCCCCGAGGTGGCCAGCATCCTCTATGGCTGTCTGAAGGCCGGAGCTATCGTCGTCCCCATCTTCTCGGGCTTTGGCGTCGACGCGACGGCGACTCGAATTGCGGACGCCGACTGCTCGGTGCTCTTTACCGGCGACGGCTTCTACCGCCGCGGGTCGCCGGTTCATCTCAAAGACACCGCTGACGCGGCCATCAAACAAGCCCGCCAGGAGCGCGGCGGAGACGTGGTCGAACACACGGTCGTATACGAGAGAATCGGCACGGCCGACGACCCCGAGGAGACGCTCACCTGGACTCGCCGGGACGAGTGGTGGGACGAGGCCATCGCGTCCCAGTCCGACGACTACGAGGCCAAATCCCTCCCGAGCGGCCAGGAATCGATGCTGCTGTACTCCTCTGGTACCACCGGCGAACCGAAGGGCATCGTCCACACGCACGCGGGGGCGCTGGTGCAGGCGGCCAAGGAGATCTACTTCGGCTTCGACCACAAGCCGGGCGACCGCTTTTTCTGGGTCAGCGACATCGGCTGGATGATGGGGCCGTGGACGCTGCTTGGCAACCACGCGCTGGGCGGGACTATCTTCATGTACGAGGGCGCGCCCGACCACCCGGAGCCCGACCGCTTCTGGGCGATGATAGACCGCCACGACCTGACCGTCTTCGGCGTCTCGCCCACGGCAATTCGCGCGCTGCGAAAGCAGGGCGACGAGTGGCTGGCGGGCCACGACCTGTCGTCACTGCGGCTGCTTGGCTCGACCGGCGAGCCGTGGGACCCCGAGAGCTGGCAGTGGTTCTACGACAACGTGGGCAACGGGGACTGTCCCATCATCAACATCTCTGGCGGCACGGAGATAATGGGCTGCTTTCTCATGCCGATGCCCATCCAGGAGCTCAAACCCTGCACGCTGGGTGGCCCCGGCCTCGGGATGGACATCGACATCGTCGACGAGGCCGGGCACTCTATCGCGGACACGGGCGAACGGGGCTACCTCGTCGCGCGCGACTCCTGTCCCTCGATGACCAACTCCCTGTGGCGCGGCGACCAGCGCTACGTCGAGGAGTACTGGTCCCGCTGGGACGGCCTCTGGAACCACGGCGACTGGGCCCAGAAGGACGAGGATGGCCTCTGGTTCCTGCACGGCCGGGCCGACGACGCGCTCAACGTCGCCGGACGGAAAGTCGGCCCCGCGGAGGTCGAGGGGGCGGCGATGGACCACCCTGCGGTCAACCAGGCCGCTGCCGTCGGTGTGCCCGACGAGACGACGGGGACTGCGGTCGTGCTCTACGCCGTCCTTGAACCCGACCACGAGCCGACCGACGAGCACCGGGACAGCATCGCCGGGACCGTCGGCGAGGAACTCGGCAAGCCGTTCCGACCCCGGGAGGTGCTGTTCGTCGACGCGTTCCCGAAGACCCAGAGCGGGAAGATACTCCGGCGGGCCATCGGCGGGGTGTATCGAGGGGAGGACCTGGGGGACATGTCCAGCATCGAGAATCCCGAGGCGCTAGATGCAATCGAGGATGCCCGGTAGCGGCCCGGGACGAGCCGCTATCGGTCGCCAGTGGTCGCCGCCCGGAGTCGCCGGACTTCCGCGCGGACCGCTTTCCAGGTGTCGAGCGACCCCGGAATCCCGTCCCTGCGCTCGCCTTTTGCCTCCCCCGCTGCCTCGGCGATTCGCTGGTGGACCGCTTTCGGCCCGTCGAGTTGCTGCAGGGTCAGCTCCGCGCCCTGGCTGCCGGCGGTGTCGACGGTCACCGTCCCATGGCCGAAGATGGTCCCGAAGATACCTTGCGAGTAGCTCGTGTTCTGTATCTTGCTCAGACGGAGCTCCGTCACCGTCAGCGAGAGCACGCCGGTCCGGTGATAGAGCGCGGCGTCGGTCAGGACATAGCGGGTCGACCGCCGCCAGAGCCACGCC is a window encoding:
- a CDS encoding GNAT family N-acetyltransferase; this translates as MYVRDAKNREEVWLLDHIEEMGLDETNFRSRDYVIAIDEHDDRKAGFGRIRIHKPDDGDPICELTSIGVLPEWRDQGVGAHVIERLVEYAADEGFDVVYSLTSADRYLTQFGFEPIAVDELPPRLQDRLEEKRENIQPDAVPLRVAHDDFSVPPRFRERFKNASAHEAEPEPEDTAEDFGIDPDEATYKYDTGR
- a CDS encoding AMP-binding protein; this encodes MAPESLEELDRVVHEPTRAFVESTNVWQFMQTYGIEDYEELIRRTTTDIDGVPHSGVDWFWDELVDYLHVDFFEDYDAVRETETRTVESASGERETFDGPQFTNWYPGGELNAAHNAVSRHAAPDTDVRNQVALIWEGEPGDVRQVTYHDLHEQSNRVANYLDSVGVETGDTVGLYMPMVPEVASILYGCLKAGAIVVPIFSGFGVDATATRIADADCSVLFTGDGFYRRGSPVHLKDTADAAIKQARQERGGDVVEHTVVYERIGTADDPEETLTWTRRDEWWDEAIASQSDDYEAKSLPSGQESMLLYSSGTTGEPKGIVHTHAGALVQAAKEIYFGFDHKPGDRFFWVSDIGWMMGPWTLLGNHALGGTIFMYEGAPDHPEPDRFWAMIDRHDLTVFGVSPTAIRALRKQGDEWLAGHDLSSLRLLGSTGEPWDPESWQWFYDNVGNGDCPIINISGGTEIMGCFLMPMPIQELKPCTLGGPGLGMDIDIVDEAGHSIADTGERGYLVARDSCPSMTNSLWRGDQRYVEEYWSRWDGLWNHGDWAQKDEDGLWFLHGRADDALNVAGRKVGPAEVEGAAMDHPAVNQAAAVGVPDETTGTAVVLYAVLEPDHEPTDEHRDSIAGTVGEELGKPFRPREVLFVDAFPKTQSGKILRRAIGGVYRGEDLGDMSSIENPEALDAIEDAR
- a CDS encoding PH domain-containing protein; amino-acid sequence: MSLPDWAPAANDEPVVWQGQPRQRVVHLGVAGGVVLALIVLASIAVIISNGLLPTELSAVVGVALALLVFAVPAGGAWLWRRSTRYVLTDAALYHRTGVLSLTVTELRLSKIQNTSYSQGIFGTIFGHGTVTVDTAGSQGAELTLQQLDGPKAVHQRIAEAAGEAKGERRDGIPGSLDTWKAVRAEVRRLRAATTGDR